In Corylus avellana chromosome ca8, CavTom2PMs-1.0, the genomic stretch GATGAACATCCCCTACCGTAATGATTGTGGTGTTCCCAACTAAATTAGCAAAATGTGTGATTATTAGTACACCAAGCAACATGTTATTAATGATTGAGGAACATGTTGCCTGATACTGTTTAAGACCAGGTTCCGTACATCAGCTGAAAACTAACCAAGAAGCTGCTTGGCTATCGTTTAGGGAGCGCCCTTCTCGCATTGGGAGCAAAAACCAGGGCAGAACTTTCTCCTAAATGCAAGAAATGCCTAATTCACACAGCGCATCCTCGACTCATGTCCACTGTAATCCGAATTCTAAACAAACTGGAATTTCATAGCACCAATCGTACCAATTCTTGCAATAATGAATTAGGATTCAACTATGTGAGACAAGGAATTACACATAATACAAACCAAACCAATAAATAAAAGACGTTTCAGGTGTAATCCTCACTCCAAATCTTCAGCTTAACACCATAACTACCACAAATCACACAATCAACAGCTAAACTGTTTCATACTTcaaaaccaagaagaagaagaagaagaagaagaagaagaagcttacCTTAGCGAAGCCCTCAGCAGTGCCGGTCTGAGTACCAAAGAAAATGGCAACCTTAGACTTCCCGGACTCTGCTTCGACCTCGTCGTCCTCGTCTTTGACCGACAACTTGGGCACCACCACCGGCTTGACCTCCCTGCTACCATTCCGATCCCACGATCTCCTCCACACCAACACGACCAACAGCCCGATCACCACAGCCAACGACGTCGTCGCGATCACCACCGCCGAGTCCGACACCGACCCGCCAAGCGATATCCCCAGCGCCGATTCCAGCGTCCGTACCAACTCCGAATCCGAACCCCCCATCGTGTCAGTCCGATCCGAAATTTAAgctccaaccaaaaaaaaaacacaaagctCTTTCGTACGGACAAGCTTTTCACTCAGGCTAGGGCTTTTCCTCTttcctcttttctctttctcttgcgTCTTTTTGGAGAGCTCGGGAAGCCCTAAAAGCCGGTGGTTGTTGTGTGTAAGAAAGCTagtgaggaagagagagagagagagagagagagagagaacggcGTGGAGACCAGAGCTACCTGTCTGTGTGAGAGATAGAACAGCGTGGAGACCAGAGCTACCTCTCTGTGTGTGTTGTGAGGTGGGTCCCACTGGGTTTGACTATAAGTTTTGGGCGCTTTCAATTATCTTCACGAGGGATTCAGATCGGAATTGCATGGTGCAATACTACTGCAATAGGCCATTCATTCTAAACGAATGGTCCAGCTAAGATagcaatgaaaaataaataaataaataaaaataatttggaccCATTCGGTACCCTTCCACCCCACCGTTTTCGAGtgagagtaatgctatatatatttttatttttatatcgtCATTACTATTTCATTGTACCATATGGCAGTGCCGGGATGGAATCGGAAATCTTCACGTGTGGGGGCAAAATTATGAAAATTGCCTTTTGGGGGGTCGGGTATTTATTGAGGAATTATTTTGTGGGGGCTTCATTGCAAACATGGGCTTTCCCCTGTAAtgtcaatcaatttttaaattaatttcttgtaaaaaaaaaaatcactggcTAATTGACATGATCACCGGAGCAAGTGAAATTGTATTGAGATAAAAATGTCTTACTTTGTTATTTGCATTACACATGATTTGAGCCGTTTATTTGTCTGATTATCCGTAACGCAATAACAATTAAGATAAAAATAGAATAGAAGCTCGGTGTATTACATttctaaataatatatatatatatactgtaaaATATTACCTTGAATATTGCATGGATCTGGGCCTGAAAATCAAAGATTCTCCTATGCGAGCGTTCAATACGTGTGACGTTCGCGTTTGCGGTCGCTTACGGCAACTGAATTCTGCGCGTTGACAAATCGTCGATTGGTGCTGTTTTTTAtctcaataatatatagatatagcATTAcccgttttgttttgttcacgTTTACCGGAGCGGTATTCAGCGCTTTGACAAAAGCTGTATTGATGTTCAGGATTTCGCGCTTTTTCTTTTGTGACTTTTGTGTTGTTTACTTCCGTTCAGTAcgccactttcttttttttatggctttgtttggtaaacctTGACAGTAAACATTGACCACCGGGATACAGAACTGAGTAGAttgatgtaaaataaataaataaataaaaataagaatgtttggtatttaaaaaaaaaaaaatgatatggaaaggtgaaaatgttttgttttataattatttttttatttaaatagcaataaaaggtaaatgatgtgatataaaaaatgaaaaaaatgataatattttgatgttgatttttttaaaaaaaataaagtgaatagtATTGAATATTGAGGAGAGGGGAAGGGGTTTACCAAATGGGGCCCAAGCCTTTCATGGATTAAGGATCCCTACTGgcttcttacaaaaaaaaaattaaaattaaaataataataataataacttcatTTAGGATCTCTGAACTACCACTTGTTTTGAGAATACCTCAAATGTTataaactctcaattttacccctcttaattttcaatttgatacaattgaCCTTtcccattaaaaatacaaactaacgcttcaattttcttttctttttttcaatttaaaaattaagggtaaattgaaaattttataaaagtttcagaGATATTTGGGAAACATAATTTTCCCAATTCAACTCAATTCTTTgctaaattcatgtttggcaaCCTTTTAAACTCAATTAAAAGATTTTCACCTtaactaataaaaattataaataaacattttaaaagtattaaaaaaaatttaaatatttaggggtggccggaccactccTAAGTAGCAGTTGGGGGTGGCAAGCTTGCCACCCCCATTAGCTAGgtgtggatcggccacccccaaccgatTTAAGGGGGCGGCTGAAAGTAGCCTCTAGGGGAGCTAGGTGTGGATCAGCCACCCCCAATCGGTttaagggggtggctcggccactccCGTctaatttgggggtggccgattcACCCACtaggggtggatcggccacccccaagtaGTCGTTGGgtgtggctcggccacccctagacacttgggggtggctgatccaccccttggtggtggtctggccacccctagGGATGGTTCAAAATTTAAcctaatttttgtatttttaaattttaaattttgttttttaatattttggttgttttttaattatattttttataatatatccttaaacataatctcaactcttttttttttcttctaaattcacaatccaaaaaaaaaagaaaagagttgatTTGAGTAGAAAAAAAtcgtaatctcaaacaagcttttcatcaattttaacgTCAAAAAACTGATGAAAtaggtagattgcatcaaattaaaagatcatgagtgaaattaagaggttttgaaacTTGTGGGGTCTTTTCAAATTGCGTAGTAATTCATGAGTCTTTCgtgaagtttccaaaaaaaaaaaaaaaaaaatccctaattGGCTATTTGAACTCGAGCACCGAAAATAAAGAGTTACAAAACTTATATGTGTTTGATaaagatttttctttaaaaataaaaaaataaaaaaggtcaaACTCACTTGTCCACATCACTAAAAAAGTTTGGTACTCGTATTagttttatatcacatcaatcaattaatTCCAATTTTCTCCTATCaaaaatttcttgtttttggaTGATTGATTGAAATTTGGGTAACAAGTGAGCATCTCAATCTTTTTTTATGGATAGTTTGTCCAAATTTCAACGAATTTTAATACCTCGCGTATAGAGAtccaatcttttttttctttttattttcatatagaGGTTCAGATGATGAATTAAGATGGATTCTGATTCCAATTATTAATCAAGGATTCTTGATACCACTGTATAAAGACCACAAATTACGCAGAAGTTTTCTTCAAAACTAAAAGTCTGTTGGGAATTAcgtttaataaataaagtttttacgTCAAAAACAActttgggcaaaagtttcatttttaagcttttactaaaagtgcgttttgatcatttttaggctttttgaatcTCTAcaattgcttttaatttttttagcaaacgaacttttttagtgttaaaaatacttttagacccctcaaacgtAATTATAAGCAGACCCTAAgttaaagtttcaaattttttttcctgttaaAAACCTTAACCAACTATATTTAAGAAGGCACCATCTCAATCAAACCGCTTATGTATTGCTAATTAAGCGGTTTGATTGAGATGGTGTACCGCTTATGTATTGCTAAACCAGAGGGGGTGTCACTAGCTTTACAAGTCATGATTTTGTCGTTTGTTTTATGTCCTTCCTCCTTCGGTCCTTCCTATTTTTTATAACTTTGTGGTTGTTTTGACTTCCCTTCGATTTACAATGAACACGTGGACGGTCCATAATGCTGGTGGTGGAGCTATCGACTATCGAGCGTCGCGTTTTGTGTCGCATGCCTGTGGGCCAAGCTCGTATTAGGTCTAGTCTCAGGCCCATATGTtttatatgtttctttttttctttatcgaCTTGCAACCAAAGACGAATATTTGCCCAATTGGGTCTGGGACAGGAGAGCCCATTACAAACGGATCACATTAGTCCCAAATACTGAAACCACCTAGGCTCGATGGTCCAGTCCATTAGGCATATAGGGATGCGCAGTAGAGAATTAAGAGGAGTGCTATACATTTTAAATTTGTGTtcccaaaagttggttcccaaataATGCATCACCATCTCatgtgatttattattttggaaagtgtgtcaccaactcatgagatgatgacatatcatttgagaaccaaattttagaaaacaaatttggaaTGTGTGACATTTCTCAGAAAATAATATGCCCCTTAACACCACAACGTGCAACGTATACGTAAGGTGGTACCATACTAGACTATCTCTGTCTTCGACTCTTACATATCCATAATTTGAAACAAGTGAAAGAAGTCAGGATTTgtgtcatttttaaaatgatgtgTCATTATCTCATaagttggtgacacatttttcaaaataataaatctcatgaaataatgacacatcatttaaaaattaacttttgagaaaaaaatttaagatgtATATCATTTCTCGTCTTTTTCTGCTCTTACAAATACATCTAAAAACAACAACATAgtatatatcatatcaatcatcAAACAGAAGTAGCAcacaacttatatatatatacacagaggaatgcttttttgcattctaCCAACCATCTCaccaccatctcttctctctatacttatttttctcttttttttttttttttttttttaaatttttgaaaaaatcaagatcctaaagtgaagagatggtgggaaGATGGTTTGCAGAATGCAATGAAgcattcctctctctctatatatatatccaggGAATCAGCCTGCATGTCAATCTTTTACTATTTAAACGACATTCCAATCCCTTTCAAGCTTATTTATGAGCAGCGGGAACTGATTTTCAGGAAGAACCATGGAGACCACCAACCCATCTCTCCCATCTCCCTCCCCTTTCCCATTTATTGGCCCTGGAAGCACCAAAACAACACCTTCATCTCCAACCCCATTGATGGCATAGTTGGCAAAAGCAGGTCTATTTCCCTTCATTTCCAGCCCATAAATCTTTGCTTCTTCCAGATTCACAAATGTCAAGTTTGCTCCATATGCTATATAATCGGCCTCCCCATTTTCTATCTCCACCATTTCTTCATTTTCCTCCACTCTTTTCTCAGCTATCAGCTCTGCCAACTCCGATATATCGGCTTTCGCCACTGAGAAATCGGCTTCAACTGCGCTCAGCACCATGGCATTGGTTGGATATTCATTTTCCCTGTTGTGGGAATTTGTTTTACAGATTGTTACAATCCTTGTCTCCCCTTCCCTGATTTCAGATAAATATTTCCATATTATAGCAGAGAGGACTTGGAAATGTGAGATTTTGGCCACGGCACGAGCTTTTGCTACCATCTGCTCAAGTTGTTCTGCGGTGACATGGAAATAGTTCGTGTCCATTTTACAGATACTGGCAGTTAGCCAGCAATCTCCTACGGGGTCCACCCTTTTCAATGTGGGAATTGATTTATTGGGAATAGTAGGTGGGAATTTGGGTTTCCTGGGAATTGGCGCGTGGAGACACTTCGGTGGCGCGTGACCAGACAAGATCTGGCCCCACAAATTGATGAAGGCTATGGCTGCGAATGCATCTCCAAGAACATGAGCCCAGCTGAGTCCAACGGACACTCCTCCATGTTTGAACCGTGTGAACTGATCACAAGTCGTGCCCGGCCGGATGAAGAAAAAAGGGGTcaaaataaagggtaaaattattctctttttaaatattaaaaaaaaaaaaaaaacacttttaagataATATTTAACATCGTAAATTCGTAATATCCACCACTAACAGACATCCACCCCCTTTATATCTACTTTATTGcttataaaaacattaaataacttaaaaatttaaaaaaagaaagagaaggagaagtgACCTTTTTGACTACTAGAATGAATAAATTAAGGGCATTTGGATCCTTTCCGGTCCAAATAGATCGGAGAAGAGCCGGTTCTTGTTAAAGTGGGATAAAattgtctaaattttttttagacaattttgcCCCTATACTAAAGAGAATTGGATCCTGTCCAAATTAAGGTGGGTGTGATGCACTTAATGCTTAATGGGACAACctaatcaaaatatcaatagGGATGGGACTGAGACTACAAGGTTTTAGGTTTACTTGAAGGGATTGGGATTATGGCAATAGTGTGAAAATTgcctatcaattttttaaaaaaaaatttcgactATCCATTTTCATCCAACAGTCACTAACCCACTACATATCccactcaatataaaatattatttatatttaaaaaataaaaataaaatattaaaaaatatggggtggttcagccaccccattCTCCCC encodes the following:
- the LOC132189041 gene encoding protein ECERIFERUM 2, which produces MVSTSMGSPEICNRKLTTAVPATQTGENKVSELTDMDLAMKLHYIEGVYFFTSEAAEGLRPEDLKGPLFHCLSRFFTASGRVRRSETGRPFIKCNDSGIRIVEADCDQTIEQVLATKDHSFHSSLAYTQHLGPDLGFSPLVIIQFTRFKHGGVSVGLSWAHVLGDAFAAIAFINLWGQILSGHAPPKCLHAPIPRKPKFPPTIPNKSIPTLKRVDPVGDCWLTASICKMDTNYFHVTAEQLEQMVAKARAVAKISHFQVLSAIIWKYLSEIREGETRIVTICKTNSHNRENEYPTNAMVLSAVEADFSVAKADISELAELIAEKRVEENEEMVEIENGEADYIAYGANLTFVNLEEAKIYGLEMKGNRPAFANYAINGVGDEGVVLVLPGPINGKGEGDGRDGLVVSMVLPENQFPLLINKLERDWNVV